Proteins encoded within one genomic window of Ranitomeya variabilis isolate aRanVar5 chromosome 4, aRanVar5.hap1, whole genome shotgun sequence:
- the LOC143769500 gene encoding trypsin-like codes for MKSLVFIAFLVAGVFCRPNEDDKIINGYTCYKNSVPYQVSLRVAGRHYCGGALIEDGWVLTSAQCYQNNIQVVLGEHDISTQEGTEMSIDVYRIFMHPEFDEHTLDNDIMLIKLARRISLTSYVRTVSLSSLCAGAATTCLVSGWGNTLPSDAYYPSYTLQCLESPTVSASDCSKYYPGRLTHNMFCAGRVGKFTTCKGDEGGPLVCQGQLQGIVSWGNQCDAQRNNPWVYTKVCNYIYWIQDIISRN; via the exons ATGAAAAGTCTTGTGTTCATCGCTTTCCTCGTAGCTGGCG TTTTTTGTAGGCCCAATGAAGATGATAAGATCATTAATGGTTATACCTGCTATAAGAATTCTGTGCCGTACCAGGTGTCGCTGCGAGTTGCTGGCAGACATTATTGTGGGGGGGCACTCATTGAAGATGGGTGGGTTCTAACTTCCGCACAGTGTTATCAGAA CAACATTCAGGTTGTGCTTGGAGAACATGACATATCAACTCAAGAAGGTACCGAGATGTCCATTGATGTCTACCGGATTTTCATGCACCCAGAATTTGATGAACATACCCTGGATAATGACATCATGTTGATCAAACTGGCCAGAAGAATCTCATTAACTTCTTATGTCCGAACAGTGTCACTGTCCTCGTTGTGTGCAGGTGCCGCTACTACCTGCCTCGTGTCTGGATGGGGAAACACATTGCCTTCTGATG CCTATTACCCATCCTATACTCTTCAGTGCTTGGAAAGCCCCACTGTAAGTGCCAGTGATTGCTCCAAATACTACCCTGGAAGACTTACCCACAACATGTTCTGCGCTGGACGTGTTGGCAAATTTACCACTTGCAAG GGTGACGAAGGTGGACCTCTTGTGTGCCAAGGACAACTGCAAGGAATTGTGTCCTGGGGAAATCAATGCGATGCACAGAGAAACAATCCCTGGGTCTACACCAAAGTCTGCAATTACATTTATTGGATTCAAGACATTATTAGTCGTAATTAG